From a single Miscanthus floridulus cultivar M001 chromosome 8, ASM1932011v1, whole genome shotgun sequence genomic region:
- the LOC136474505 gene encoding uncharacterized protein, with the protein MASVAPSPTQTSHVSRPPIPTGLVPVAVLLAAAVGLLALLPSLAQAVWEVPHLFLLGAVISFGVFTQRNNDAADGSGNNNAASAKDSLLAWNARYHPDDPLVVIADHHAVPSDDDDDDDDDDGLEGARERPLSLPVRRLKPAPAARESETGGDASDGFGEETDSCASSSGFWAGARAVPSPPSVLDAALDFSPCSQPQSERPFFVQHSANKSRGSNAAMETPPTVPRGFVQGYHPSAPGDQLLSDDGEVTDDWDEDAADGSDEMTPVSSERSVPGDFAACASDHNDGDDTSMDEELLKLAAKAEPDGEEEVDRKADEFIAKFREQIRHQRH; encoded by the coding sequence ATGGCCAGCGTAGCCCCAAGCCCCACGCAAACCAGCCATGTCTCACGGCCGCCGATCCCCACAGGCCTCGTGCCCGTGGCCGTGcttctcgccgccgccgtcggcctcCTCGCGCTGCTGCCGTCGCTGGCCCAGGCGGTGTGGGAGGTGCCGCACCTCTTCCTCCTAGGCGCCGTCATCTCCTTCGGCGTCTTCACGCAGAGGAACAACGACGCCGCCGACGGCAGTGGCAATAATAATGCCGCCAGCGCCAAGGACAGCTTGCTGGCGTGGAACGCGCGGTACCACCCCGACGACCCCCTCGTCGTGATCGCGGATCATCACGCGGTGCcgagcgacgacgacgacgacgacgacgatgacgacgggcTGGAAGGCGCACGGGAGAGGCCGCTTTCCTTGCCGGTGCGGAGGCTGAAGCCTGCGCCTGCGGCGCGGGAGTCCGAAACCGGCGGCGATGCCAGTGACGGTTTCGGTGAAGAGACGGATAGCTGCGCGTCGTCGTCAGGGTTTTGGGCCGGCGCGCGCGCCGTCCCTTCGCCGCCCTCTGTTCTCGACGCCGCCCTAGACTTTTCTCCGTGCTCACAGCCACAGTCTGAACGTCCGTTCTTTGTCCAGCACAGCGCCAACAAGTCCCGTGGGTCCAATGCCGCGATGGAGACGCCGCCCACCGTCCCGAGGGGCTTCGTCCAGGGGTACCATCCTTCGGCGCCCGGCGACCAGCTGTTGagcgacgacggcgaggtcaccgacGACTGGGATGAGGACGCCGCCGACGGGTCCGATGAGATGACACCCGTGTCGTCAGAAAGGTCGGTCCCTGGCGACTTCGCCGCTTGTGCCAGTGACCATAACGACGGTGACGACACGTCTATGGATGAAGAGCTTTTGAAGCTGGCGGCGAAGGCGGAGCCGGACGGGGAGGAGGAAGTGGACAGGAAGGCCGACGAGTTCATCGCCAAGTTCAGGGAGCAGATCAGGCACCAGAGGCACTAG